Proteins co-encoded in one Symmachiella macrocystis genomic window:
- a CDS encoding helix-turn-helix domain-containing protein produces the protein MAKRRKKSESFSDQLRRLIAESDLSRNQICIAAEIDPSQMHRFVHGTGRLTNDTIDRLATALNFCLVMNE, from the coding sequence ATGGCAAAAAGACGAAAGAAATCGGAATCCTTCAGCGACCAGTTGCGACGGCTGATCGCTGAATCCGATTTGTCCCGCAATCAGATTTGCATTGCTGCGGAAATTGACCCTTCGCAAATGCACAGATTCGTACATGGAACTGGACGATTGACCAACGACACGATTGATCGACTGGCGACGGCTCTTAACTTCTGCCTCGTCATGAACGAGTGA
- a CDS encoding tyrosine-type recombinase/integrase — protein MATLFKKQFTKPIPTAAKIFTRTVKGEAKRFAQWTDRKGKQRTAELTAVGERLKYEAGTWTAKFRDGEGKVCEVATGCRDKQAAQSVLDELLRRSELVKARVLSPQQDKIADHQRTPLSDHLKAYVEHLKSRGVHSDRVKTMETRMEQTANACRWRWLSDLNVDSREKWLRTLTEEPIEDETPAKAISASVYNGFVESWVAFGFWCIGKRMAGKRYHFNGEKRLLVNPFEGMGRRDAKQDRRRIARAMTEDELTRLLDAARRRPLEDAMTIRTGPRKGEVAANVSDERTAKLRKLGQERSLIYKTFVLTGMRADELRTLKVADVSFGDVPFIKLQHTNEKSRKGSTIPLRSDLAADLREWIKGHDRTETVFNVPAGILRIMNRDLIAAGIDKTDADGRIIHVHALRHSFGTHLSRAGVAPRVAQAAMRHSDISLTMNTYTDARLLDTAEAVEALQIARETDSRTLAPTLAPNMGIVGQVESHSDHSTEDGGDDIETKEARKTQGFTGLSSVEVSEDLLNFSSPRWLSGTAMFLTSSWRRRRSWQQAIQPSAPIDTKATPVSLRHISKGSHHVREFFWLHGSRLLGTSGRTSDRNESFIGCTVIAALPL, from the coding sequence GTGGCAACGCTATTCAAAAAGCAATTCACCAAACCGATTCCTACCGCAGCAAAGATTTTCACCCGTACGGTGAAAGGTGAAGCGAAACGGTTTGCACAATGGACCGACCGCAAGGGAAAACAACGCACGGCTGAACTGACCGCAGTCGGCGAGCGGCTCAAGTACGAAGCCGGAACATGGACTGCAAAGTTTCGCGACGGTGAAGGTAAGGTTTGCGAAGTAGCGACCGGATGCCGCGACAAACAGGCCGCACAATCGGTTCTTGACGAGTTACTGAGACGTTCCGAGCTGGTCAAGGCGAGAGTATTGTCGCCCCAGCAAGACAAGATCGCAGACCACCAACGAACGCCGTTGTCGGATCATTTGAAGGCATACGTCGAACACTTGAAGAGCCGGGGCGTGCACTCCGACCGCGTCAAGACGATGGAAACCCGGATGGAACAAACGGCGAATGCTTGCCGTTGGCGATGGCTCTCCGACTTGAACGTTGATTCGCGGGAAAAATGGCTTAGGACATTGACAGAGGAACCGATCGAAGATGAAACGCCTGCGAAGGCCATTTCTGCATCGGTTTACAACGGGTTCGTTGAGTCGTGGGTCGCGTTTGGCTTTTGGTGCATCGGAAAGCGTATGGCCGGCAAACGGTATCACTTTAACGGTGAAAAGCGGTTGTTGGTCAATCCGTTTGAAGGAATGGGACGACGCGATGCCAAACAAGACCGCCGCCGGATCGCTCGGGCGATGACCGAAGATGAATTGACGCGGCTACTCGATGCGGCAAGACGGCGCCCGCTGGAAGATGCGATGACGATTCGCACCGGACCCAGGAAAGGCGAAGTTGCGGCGAATGTATCAGACGAACGGACAGCGAAGTTGCGAAAGCTCGGTCAGGAGAGGTCGCTGATCTACAAGACGTTCGTGCTGACCGGGATGCGGGCCGACGAACTGCGGACGCTGAAGGTTGCCGACGTTTCGTTTGGAGATGTTCCATTCATCAAGTTGCAGCATACAAACGAGAAAAGCCGCAAAGGTTCGACCATCCCCTTGCGTAGCGACTTGGCCGCTGATCTGCGGGAATGGATCAAAGGCCACGACCGAACCGAAACCGTGTTCAACGTGCCGGCCGGCATCCTGCGAATCATGAACCGGGACCTAATAGCCGCGGGCATCGACAAGACCGACGCCGACGGCCGCATCATCCATGTTCATGCGTTACGGCATTCCTTCGGGACTCACCTGTCGCGAGCTGGCGTGGCACCCAGGGTTGCCCAAGCTGCGATGCGTCACAGCGACATTTCATTGACGATGAACACTTACACCGATGCTCGGTTGTTGGATACCGCCGAAGCGGTCGAAGCGTTGCAGATTGCTCGCGAAACCGATTCGCGAACGCTTGCACCAACGCTTGCACCAAACATGGGCATAGTGGGTCAAGTAGAGTCACACTCTGACCATTCGACCGAAGATGGCGGCGACGATATAGAGACGAAAGAAGCCCGCAAAACTCAGGGTTTTACGGGCCTTTCGTCAGTCGAGGTTTCAGAAGACCTATTGAACTTTTCCTCGCCTCGGTGGCTGAGTGGGACAGCCATGTTTCTCACCTCGTCATGGCGGCGTAGACGATCATGGCAGCAAGCCATCCAGCCTTCCGCTCCGATTGACACAAAGGCGACACCCGTGTCCTTGAGACACATTTCAAAGGGGAGTCACCATGTCAGAGAGTTCTTTTGGTTGCACGGTAGCCGATTACTTGGGACTTCAGGCCGCACGTCTGACCGCAACGAATCATTCATTGGCTGTACTGTCATTGCGGCTTTGCCCCTGTGA